One region of Vigna angularis cultivar LongXiaoDou No.4 chromosome 10, ASM1680809v1, whole genome shotgun sequence genomic DNA includes:
- the LOC108320310 gene encoding uncharacterized protein LOC108320310 isoform X3 codes for MSLQQITTKVSRSGSSCSKRPRMSKSEKFSSLNKLEESRDASERLGSDHIKKKSQFPKQKSHSTKCGEKRNIKVASSTAKCGSSLKSGATIFVSAYGGKNLFGLYGLKHDIHDVTKLMDVPSLDGLLRGTFDCLSLSEDVRKKTSNTSGSIFDSVRKACSLLQLPKSVQSKNMDDIDSSLYKMSDSQMSLFSAVESNGIKDKEQSCTSDMSACHKDLCTENKNSSSLLDFPLYQPKDVLERIAVPRSQDLDSLFPDESKPVVPKKNSNNLRSGKQVSDQPSLPTFPWSHAFGSHSRTNSDIVKLSTSRSTCQGKWARIDLIASSTDISRGCFTNLDSFSYDQSLVPSTSSSSHKDCPSLFAILPFCQWNSSSSVTRPKDFEATTDGHCPRLLEAAEILCEMATNSPGHNPYEIMRSQKKTLHKNMKGKNLKPIANHEEMSSAPTSVVGSNLMARSVDEIIPAKKPRVSTVEYRNGVRSHYDKKGPYSSKSSMPLPSKPVRDLIKENKHSTATILKELTMMHPTNRILDKGKAYVSQFKVKKLGLVDWKRGKDK; via the exons ATGTCATTACAACAAATAACAACAAAAGTTAGCCGGAGTGGTAGTTCGTGTTCAAAGAGACCAAGGATGTCTAAATCAGAAAAGTTCTCAAGCCTGAATAAACTAGAGGAGTCAAGAGATGCTTCTGAAAGGCTTGGATCAGACCACATAAAGA AAAAAAGTCAATTTCCAAAGCAAAAGAGCCATTCTACCAAGTGTGGAGAGAAAAGGAACATCAAGGTGGCTTCTTCTACGGCTAAGTGCGGTTCTTCTTTGAAATCGGGTGCCACAATCTTTGTTTCTGCTTATGGAGGGAAAAACTTGTTTG GGTTATATGGTCTGAAGCATGATATTCATGATGTGACAAAACTTATGGATGTCCCATCGTTGGATGGACTGCTTAGGGGAACTTTTGACTGCCTTAGTTTGAGTGAAGATGTAAGGAAGAAGACATCAAATACAAGTGGAAGTATTTTTGATTCAGTTAGAAAGGCTTGCTCTCTCCTTCAGTTACCAAAGTCTGTCCAATCCAAAAATATGGATGACATTGATAGTTCCTTATACAAGATGTCTGATAGCCAAATGAGTTTATTTAGTGCTGTAGAAAGCAATGGTATCAAGGATAAAGAGCAGTCTTGCACATCAGACATGTCTGCATGCCACAAG GATCTTTGTACTGAAAACAAAAATTCCTCTAGTCTACTTGACTTTCCATTATATCAACCGAAGGATGTCTTGGAACGGATTGCAGTCCCTCGATCCCAGGACTTGGATTCTCTGTTCCCTGATGAGTCCAAGCCTGTTGTTCCAAAAAAGAATAGTAATAATCTACGTTCTGGCAAGCAGGTATCTGATCAACCAAGCTTGCCAACTTTCCCATGGTCACATGCTTTTGGAAGCCATTCTAGAACTAATTCAGACATAGTTAAGTTATCAACAAGTAGAAGCACGTGTCAAGGTAAATGGGCACGGATAGATTTAATTGCTAGCTCTACTGATATCAGTCGTGGTTGTTTTACAAACCTTGATTCATTCAGTTATGATCAGAGCCTTGTTCCTTCAACCAGTAGTTCAAGCCATAAAGATTGCCCATCTTTATTTGCTATTCTTCCTTTCTGTCAGTGGAATTCCTCATCTTCTGTAACACGCCCTAAAGATTTCGAGGCTACTACAG ATGGGCACTGTCCAAGATTATTAGAAGCTGCAGAAATTCTGTGTGAAATGGCAACAAACTCTCCAGGACATAACCCATATGAAATCATGAGGTCACAGAAGAAGACTTTACATAAGAACATGAAAGGTAAAAACTTGAAGCCAATTGCAAACCATGAAGAAATGTCTTCAGCACCAACTTCAGTGGTTGGATCCAACCTGATGGCCAGATCTGTTGACGAAATAATTCCTGCAAAAAAGCCACGGGTTTCCACAGTCGAGTACAGGAATGGTGTTCGTTCACATTATGATAAGAAGGGACCCTATTCTTCAAAATCAAGTATGCCATTACCCAGTAAACCGGTTAGGGACTTGATTAAAGAAAACAAGCACTCGACAGCTACCATACTGAAGGAGCTTACTATGATGCACCCAACTAATCGGATTTTGGATAAGGGTAAGGCTTATGTTAGTCAATTCAAGGTTAAAAAATTAGGATTAGTGGATTGGAAACGGGGAAAGGACAAGTGA
- the LOC108320310 gene encoding uncharacterized protein LOC108320310 isoform X1, translating to MKYEVEFSPGNEFLDTQLCKNSSQLRSLEGKELSENVPSGKDKSCPEVEEAMSLQQITTKVSRSGSSCSKRPRMSKSEKFSSLNKLEESRDASERLGSDHIKKKSQFPKQKSHSTKCGEKRNIKVASSTAKCGSSLKSGATIFVSAYGGKNLFGLYGLKHDIHDVTKLMDVPSLDGLLRGTFDCLSLSEDVRKKTSNTSGSIFDSVRKACSLLQLPKSVQSKNMDDIDSSLYKMSDSQMSLFSAVESNGIKDKEQSCTSDMSACHKDLCTENKNSSSLLDFPLYQPKDVLERIAVPRSQDLDSLFPDESKPVVPKKNSNNLRSGKQVSDQPSLPTFPWSHAFGSHSRTNSDIVKLSTSRSTCQGKWARIDLIASSTDISRGCFTNLDSFSYDQSLVPSTSSSSHKDCPSLFAILPFCQWNSSSSVTRPKDFEATTDGHCPRLLEAAEILCEMATNSPGHNPYEIMRSQKKTLHKNMKGKNLKPIANHEEMSSAPTSVVGSNLMARSVDEIIPAKKPRVSTVEYRNGVRSHYDKKGPYSSKSSMPLPSKPVRDLIKENKHSTATILKELTMMHPTNRILDKGKAYVSQFKVKKLGLVDWKRGKDK from the exons ATGAAATATGAAGTTGAATTTTCCCCTGGAAATGAATTTCTAGACACTCAACTGTGTAAGAATTCTAGTCAGCTTCGCAGTCTTGAGGGCAAGGAGTTGTCTGAAAATGTGCCTAGTGGAAAGGACAAAAGTTGTCCTGAAGTCGAAGAAGCTATGTCATTACAACAAATAACAACAAAAGTTAGCCGGAGTGGTAGTTCGTGTTCAAAGAGACCAAGGATGTCTAAATCAGAAAAGTTCTCAAGCCTGAATAAACTAGAGGAGTCAAGAGATGCTTCTGAAAGGCTTGGATCAGACCACATAAAGA AAAAAAGTCAATTTCCAAAGCAAAAGAGCCATTCTACCAAGTGTGGAGAGAAAAGGAACATCAAGGTGGCTTCTTCTACGGCTAAGTGCGGTTCTTCTTTGAAATCGGGTGCCACAATCTTTGTTTCTGCTTATGGAGGGAAAAACTTGTTTG GGTTATATGGTCTGAAGCATGATATTCATGATGTGACAAAACTTATGGATGTCCCATCGTTGGATGGACTGCTTAGGGGAACTTTTGACTGCCTTAGTTTGAGTGAAGATGTAAGGAAGAAGACATCAAATACAAGTGGAAGTATTTTTGATTCAGTTAGAAAGGCTTGCTCTCTCCTTCAGTTACCAAAGTCTGTCCAATCCAAAAATATGGATGACATTGATAGTTCCTTATACAAGATGTCTGATAGCCAAATGAGTTTATTTAGTGCTGTAGAAAGCAATGGTATCAAGGATAAAGAGCAGTCTTGCACATCAGACATGTCTGCATGCCACAAG GATCTTTGTACTGAAAACAAAAATTCCTCTAGTCTACTTGACTTTCCATTATATCAACCGAAGGATGTCTTGGAACGGATTGCAGTCCCTCGATCCCAGGACTTGGATTCTCTGTTCCCTGATGAGTCCAAGCCTGTTGTTCCAAAAAAGAATAGTAATAATCTACGTTCTGGCAAGCAGGTATCTGATCAACCAAGCTTGCCAACTTTCCCATGGTCACATGCTTTTGGAAGCCATTCTAGAACTAATTCAGACATAGTTAAGTTATCAACAAGTAGAAGCACGTGTCAAGGTAAATGGGCACGGATAGATTTAATTGCTAGCTCTACTGATATCAGTCGTGGTTGTTTTACAAACCTTGATTCATTCAGTTATGATCAGAGCCTTGTTCCTTCAACCAGTAGTTCAAGCCATAAAGATTGCCCATCTTTATTTGCTATTCTTCCTTTCTGTCAGTGGAATTCCTCATCTTCTGTAACACGCCCTAAAGATTTCGAGGCTACTACAG ATGGGCACTGTCCAAGATTATTAGAAGCTGCAGAAATTCTGTGTGAAATGGCAACAAACTCTCCAGGACATAACCCATATGAAATCATGAGGTCACAGAAGAAGACTTTACATAAGAACATGAAAGGTAAAAACTTGAAGCCAATTGCAAACCATGAAGAAATGTCTTCAGCACCAACTTCAGTGGTTGGATCCAACCTGATGGCCAGATCTGTTGACGAAATAATTCCTGCAAAAAAGCCACGGGTTTCCACAGTCGAGTACAGGAATGGTGTTCGTTCACATTATGATAAGAAGGGACCCTATTCTTCAAAATCAAGTATGCCATTACCCAGTAAACCGGTTAGGGACTTGATTAAAGAAAACAAGCACTCGACAGCTACCATACTGAAGGAGCTTACTATGATGCACCCAACTAATCGGATTTTGGATAAGGGTAAGGCTTATGTTAGTCAATTCAAGGTTAAAAAATTAGGATTAGTGGATTGGAAACGGGGAAAGGACAAGTGA
- the LOC108320310 gene encoding uncharacterized protein LOC108320310 isoform X2, producing the protein MMLRSLEGKELSENVPSGKDKSCPEVEEAMSLQQITTKVSRSGSSCSKRPRMSKSEKFSSLNKLEESRDASERLGSDHIKKKSQFPKQKSHSTKCGEKRNIKVASSTAKCGSSLKSGATIFVSAYGGKNLFGLYGLKHDIHDVTKLMDVPSLDGLLRGTFDCLSLSEDVRKKTSNTSGSIFDSVRKACSLLQLPKSVQSKNMDDIDSSLYKMSDSQMSLFSAVESNGIKDKEQSCTSDMSACHKDLCTENKNSSSLLDFPLYQPKDVLERIAVPRSQDLDSLFPDESKPVVPKKNSNNLRSGKQVSDQPSLPTFPWSHAFGSHSRTNSDIVKLSTSRSTCQGKWARIDLIASSTDISRGCFTNLDSFSYDQSLVPSTSSSSHKDCPSLFAILPFCQWNSSSSVTRPKDFEATTDGHCPRLLEAAEILCEMATNSPGHNPYEIMRSQKKTLHKNMKGKNLKPIANHEEMSSAPTSVVGSNLMARSVDEIIPAKKPRVSTVEYRNGVRSHYDKKGPYSSKSSMPLPSKPVRDLIKENKHSTATILKELTMMHPTNRILDKGKAYVSQFKVKKLGLVDWKRGKDK; encoded by the exons ATGATG CTTCGCAGTCTTGAGGGCAAGGAGTTGTCTGAAAATGTGCCTAGTGGAAAGGACAAAAGTTGTCCTGAAGTCGAAGAAGCTATGTCATTACAACAAATAACAACAAAAGTTAGCCGGAGTGGTAGTTCGTGTTCAAAGAGACCAAGGATGTCTAAATCAGAAAAGTTCTCAAGCCTGAATAAACTAGAGGAGTCAAGAGATGCTTCTGAAAGGCTTGGATCAGACCACATAAAGA AAAAAAGTCAATTTCCAAAGCAAAAGAGCCATTCTACCAAGTGTGGAGAGAAAAGGAACATCAAGGTGGCTTCTTCTACGGCTAAGTGCGGTTCTTCTTTGAAATCGGGTGCCACAATCTTTGTTTCTGCTTATGGAGGGAAAAACTTGTTTG GGTTATATGGTCTGAAGCATGATATTCATGATGTGACAAAACTTATGGATGTCCCATCGTTGGATGGACTGCTTAGGGGAACTTTTGACTGCCTTAGTTTGAGTGAAGATGTAAGGAAGAAGACATCAAATACAAGTGGAAGTATTTTTGATTCAGTTAGAAAGGCTTGCTCTCTCCTTCAGTTACCAAAGTCTGTCCAATCCAAAAATATGGATGACATTGATAGTTCCTTATACAAGATGTCTGATAGCCAAATGAGTTTATTTAGTGCTGTAGAAAGCAATGGTATCAAGGATAAAGAGCAGTCTTGCACATCAGACATGTCTGCATGCCACAAG GATCTTTGTACTGAAAACAAAAATTCCTCTAGTCTACTTGACTTTCCATTATATCAACCGAAGGATGTCTTGGAACGGATTGCAGTCCCTCGATCCCAGGACTTGGATTCTCTGTTCCCTGATGAGTCCAAGCCTGTTGTTCCAAAAAAGAATAGTAATAATCTACGTTCTGGCAAGCAGGTATCTGATCAACCAAGCTTGCCAACTTTCCCATGGTCACATGCTTTTGGAAGCCATTCTAGAACTAATTCAGACATAGTTAAGTTATCAACAAGTAGAAGCACGTGTCAAGGTAAATGGGCACGGATAGATTTAATTGCTAGCTCTACTGATATCAGTCGTGGTTGTTTTACAAACCTTGATTCATTCAGTTATGATCAGAGCCTTGTTCCTTCAACCAGTAGTTCAAGCCATAAAGATTGCCCATCTTTATTTGCTATTCTTCCTTTCTGTCAGTGGAATTCCTCATCTTCTGTAACACGCCCTAAAGATTTCGAGGCTACTACAG ATGGGCACTGTCCAAGATTATTAGAAGCTGCAGAAATTCTGTGTGAAATGGCAACAAACTCTCCAGGACATAACCCATATGAAATCATGAGGTCACAGAAGAAGACTTTACATAAGAACATGAAAGGTAAAAACTTGAAGCCAATTGCAAACCATGAAGAAATGTCTTCAGCACCAACTTCAGTGGTTGGATCCAACCTGATGGCCAGATCTGTTGACGAAATAATTCCTGCAAAAAAGCCACGGGTTTCCACAGTCGAGTACAGGAATGGTGTTCGTTCACATTATGATAAGAAGGGACCCTATTCTTCAAAATCAAGTATGCCATTACCCAGTAAACCGGTTAGGGACTTGATTAAAGAAAACAAGCACTCGACAGCTACCATACTGAAGGAGCTTACTATGATGCACCCAACTAATCGGATTTTGGATAAGGGTAAGGCTTATGTTAGTCAATTCAAGGTTAAAAAATTAGGATTAGTGGATTGGAAACGGGGAAAGGACAAGTGA
- the LOC108320310 gene encoding uncharacterized protein LOC108320310 isoform X4, translating into MKYEVEFSPGNEFLDTQLCKNSSQLRSLEGKELSENVPSGKDKSCPEVEEAMSLQQITTKVSRSGSSCSKRPRMSKSEKFSSLNKLEESRDASERLGSDHIKKKSQFPKQKSHSTKCGEKRNIKVASSTAKCGSSLKSGATIFVSAYGGKNLFGLYGLKHDIHDVTKLMDVPSLDGLLRGTFDCLSLSEDVRKKTSNTSGSIFDSVRKACSLLQLPKSVQSKNMDDIDSSLYKMSDSQMSLFSAVESNGIKDKEQSCTSDMSACHKVSDQPSLPTFPWSHAFGSHSRTNSDIVKLSTSRSTCQGKWARIDLIASSTDISRGCFTNLDSFSYDQSLVPSTSSSSHKDCPSLFAILPFCQWNSSSSVTRPKDFEATTDGHCPRLLEAAEILCEMATNSPGHNPYEIMRSQKKTLHKNMKGKNLKPIANHEEMSSAPTSVVGSNLMARSVDEIIPAKKPRVSTVEYRNGVRSHYDKKGPYSSKSSMPLPSKPVRDLIKENKHSTATILKELTMMHPTNRILDKGKAYVSQFKVKKLGLVDWKRGKDK; encoded by the exons ATGAAATATGAAGTTGAATTTTCCCCTGGAAATGAATTTCTAGACACTCAACTGTGTAAGAATTCTAGTCAGCTTCGCAGTCTTGAGGGCAAGGAGTTGTCTGAAAATGTGCCTAGTGGAAAGGACAAAAGTTGTCCTGAAGTCGAAGAAGCTATGTCATTACAACAAATAACAACAAAAGTTAGCCGGAGTGGTAGTTCGTGTTCAAAGAGACCAAGGATGTCTAAATCAGAAAAGTTCTCAAGCCTGAATAAACTAGAGGAGTCAAGAGATGCTTCTGAAAGGCTTGGATCAGACCACATAAAGA AAAAAAGTCAATTTCCAAAGCAAAAGAGCCATTCTACCAAGTGTGGAGAGAAAAGGAACATCAAGGTGGCTTCTTCTACGGCTAAGTGCGGTTCTTCTTTGAAATCGGGTGCCACAATCTTTGTTTCTGCTTATGGAGGGAAAAACTTGTTTG GGTTATATGGTCTGAAGCATGATATTCATGATGTGACAAAACTTATGGATGTCCCATCGTTGGATGGACTGCTTAGGGGAACTTTTGACTGCCTTAGTTTGAGTGAAGATGTAAGGAAGAAGACATCAAATACAAGTGGAAGTATTTTTGATTCAGTTAGAAAGGCTTGCTCTCTCCTTCAGTTACCAAAGTCTGTCCAATCCAAAAATATGGATGACATTGATAGTTCCTTATACAAGATGTCTGATAGCCAAATGAGTTTATTTAGTGCTGTAGAAAGCAATGGTATCAAGGATAAAGAGCAGTCTTGCACATCAGACATGTCTGCATGCCACAAG GTATCTGATCAACCAAGCTTGCCAACTTTCCCATGGTCACATGCTTTTGGAAGCCATTCTAGAACTAATTCAGACATAGTTAAGTTATCAACAAGTAGAAGCACGTGTCAAGGTAAATGGGCACGGATAGATTTAATTGCTAGCTCTACTGATATCAGTCGTGGTTGTTTTACAAACCTTGATTCATTCAGTTATGATCAGAGCCTTGTTCCTTCAACCAGTAGTTCAAGCCATAAAGATTGCCCATCTTTATTTGCTATTCTTCCTTTCTGTCAGTGGAATTCCTCATCTTCTGTAACACGCCCTAAAGATTTCGAGGCTACTACAG ATGGGCACTGTCCAAGATTATTAGAAGCTGCAGAAATTCTGTGTGAAATGGCAACAAACTCTCCAGGACATAACCCATATGAAATCATGAGGTCACAGAAGAAGACTTTACATAAGAACATGAAAGGTAAAAACTTGAAGCCAATTGCAAACCATGAAGAAATGTCTTCAGCACCAACTTCAGTGGTTGGATCCAACCTGATGGCCAGATCTGTTGACGAAATAATTCCTGCAAAAAAGCCACGGGTTTCCACAGTCGAGTACAGGAATGGTGTTCGTTCACATTATGATAAGAAGGGACCCTATTCTTCAAAATCAAGTATGCCATTACCCAGTAAACCGGTTAGGGACTTGATTAAAGAAAACAAGCACTCGACAGCTACCATACTGAAGGAGCTTACTATGATGCACCCAACTAATCGGATTTTGGATAAGGGTAAGGCTTATGTTAGTCAATTCAAGGTTAAAAAATTAGGATTAGTGGATTGGAAACGGGGAAAGGACAAGTGA
- the LOC108320310 gene encoding uncharacterized protein LOC108320310 isoform X5, whose amino-acid sequence MKYEVEFSPGNEFLDTQLCKNSSQLRSLEGKELSENVPSGKDKSCPEVEEAMSLQQITTKVSRSGSSCSKRPRMSKSEKFSSLNKLEESRDASERLGSDHIKKKSQFPKQKSHSTKCGEKRNIKVASSTAKCGSSLKSGATIFVSAYGGKNLFGLYGLKHDIHDVTKLMDVPSLDGLLRGTFDCLSLSEDVRKKTSNTSGSIFDSVRKACSLLQLPKSVQSKNMDDIDSSLYKMSDSQMSLFSAVESNGIKDKEQSCTSDMSACHKDLCTENKNSSSLLDFPLYQPKDVLERIAVPRSQDLDSLFPDESKPVVPKKNSNNLRSGKQVSDQPSLPTFPWSHAFGSHSRTNSDIVKLSTSRSTCQGKWARIDLIASSTDISRGCFTNLDSFSYDQSLVPSTSSSSHKDCPSLFAILPFCQWNSSSSVTRPKDFEATTGVSIFSPA is encoded by the exons ATGAAATATGAAGTTGAATTTTCCCCTGGAAATGAATTTCTAGACACTCAACTGTGTAAGAATTCTAGTCAGCTTCGCAGTCTTGAGGGCAAGGAGTTGTCTGAAAATGTGCCTAGTGGAAAGGACAAAAGTTGTCCTGAAGTCGAAGAAGCTATGTCATTACAACAAATAACAACAAAAGTTAGCCGGAGTGGTAGTTCGTGTTCAAAGAGACCAAGGATGTCTAAATCAGAAAAGTTCTCAAGCCTGAATAAACTAGAGGAGTCAAGAGATGCTTCTGAAAGGCTTGGATCAGACCACATAAAGA AAAAAAGTCAATTTCCAAAGCAAAAGAGCCATTCTACCAAGTGTGGAGAGAAAAGGAACATCAAGGTGGCTTCTTCTACGGCTAAGTGCGGTTCTTCTTTGAAATCGGGTGCCACAATCTTTGTTTCTGCTTATGGAGGGAAAAACTTGTTTG GGTTATATGGTCTGAAGCATGATATTCATGATGTGACAAAACTTATGGATGTCCCATCGTTGGATGGACTGCTTAGGGGAACTTTTGACTGCCTTAGTTTGAGTGAAGATGTAAGGAAGAAGACATCAAATACAAGTGGAAGTATTTTTGATTCAGTTAGAAAGGCTTGCTCTCTCCTTCAGTTACCAAAGTCTGTCCAATCCAAAAATATGGATGACATTGATAGTTCCTTATACAAGATGTCTGATAGCCAAATGAGTTTATTTAGTGCTGTAGAAAGCAATGGTATCAAGGATAAAGAGCAGTCTTGCACATCAGACATGTCTGCATGCCACAAG GATCTTTGTACTGAAAACAAAAATTCCTCTAGTCTACTTGACTTTCCATTATATCAACCGAAGGATGTCTTGGAACGGATTGCAGTCCCTCGATCCCAGGACTTGGATTCTCTGTTCCCTGATGAGTCCAAGCCTGTTGTTCCAAAAAAGAATAGTAATAATCTACGTTCTGGCAAGCAGGTATCTGATCAACCAAGCTTGCCAACTTTCCCATGGTCACATGCTTTTGGAAGCCATTCTAGAACTAATTCAGACATAGTTAAGTTATCAACAAGTAGAAGCACGTGTCAAGGTAAATGGGCACGGATAGATTTAATTGCTAGCTCTACTGATATCAGTCGTGGTTGTTTTACAAACCTTGATTCATTCAGTTATGATCAGAGCCTTGTTCCTTCAACCAGTAGTTCAAGCCATAAAGATTGCCCATCTTTATTTGCTATTCTTCCTTTCTGTCAGTGGAATTCCTCATCTTCTGTAACACGCCCTAAAGATTTCGAGGCTACTACAG GTGTCTCCATCTTCTCCCCTGCTTAA